Below is a window of Trichosurus vulpecula isolate mTriVul1 chromosome 4, mTriVul1.pri, whole genome shotgun sequence DNA.
CTTAGAAGAGAGGATGACTGTGAAGAATTTAGAAAAAGACTGGCAGACTTAGCTGAACTGATGTAAAGCAAAGCAAGTGCatttcaggaaaacaatatacacgatAACTACAGATGATTACAACAGTGAATGCATAAATGAAATTAGCGCTGGGTAATTATAGTGACCAGGTTGGATGCTGGAGAAGAGCTGAGAAAGATAAAGTTCTTTCCCTTCCTTGTAGATGTGGGGAACAACGCATGCAGACTATTGTGTATAGTCAGGCACGATTGATGTGTTGactggttttgctgaattgctttttttttcttttttgtcacaaGGGATGCCTcactaggaagggaagaggggagggatttATTTGGAAaggaaggtgatgtaaaaacaaaagatattaatgaaaaataagatttttaaaagggagaagtGAGCCTTTGGTTTAGCTTGAATTTGGACAGAAAGTCTGCAAGCTCTACTATTATCCagagagaatttgaacttaggaaaaagCAACAACCATTTGGAGGTGCATGAGAAACCAATGTTATGACTAGCCATGGACTAGAAGTGAGAATATATTCGATCCTACCTGCTTACctcatcccttctcctcccttatttccttggttgttgtcctttgttcttgaagaggaccaaaatgacatcactatgttaaagCAAGTTACAATgagtccaactgtggctgatcaaaccaatatgagctcagaatggtctaacacaggtcaggcacaaatagttcaggtgaccatttggggtggattctttaaatttgcgcatcttgcatttcttttgagctacttcaattctgctttgctaatAGAGCATGGCAGCTTCTCTGGTTAAGGCATGCTATTCTGGGTGaccctgtgccaatgtctcccatgtcacacaatcaattccgaagttcttaagagagaccttgagagtaaccttgtattgcttcttcggACCACCATTGTGAGCCCCTACcctgtgtaagttctccataaaatagtcttttaggcaagtgtaccTTTGGTGTTTAAACATGTCCAGCCCATCAGAATTGCGCTCTCTGTAGTAAAGTTTGAATGTTTACTTCAATGTTTGAatgtttacttccttccttctaaaGATTCTCTTGTACATACATTCCTTCGACTGCCAGAATGTAGTTGCAcgatcttctcccctcccccctccccctatgatttccccccaaaaaaaggagtGAGGGGAGTTAAAACTGCCTCCAGCTATGTAAAGTGACATCCAAAACCAAAGATGATGGCTAATGTTCTGATGAATCTGTGCACACAGGATAGCCTCCCAGACTGCAGTTACTCAGGGTCATTTATGCAGGGACAGCTGTTTGATGAATCGTTCTAGTCTTCATTAAAGAGATAAATTCCACGTACTATTCACTGACCTTGACAGCAGTAGTGTTCTATATTTTGCCTTAAGAAAGCTCAATTTGGTGACATCTTGCcacataaaatagataaaaattggaaaacaatcATTTCCTTTGCAAAAGGCTTTGCTAtggaatttcttgaaatagaataaTAGCTTTAGAGatacaagggaccttagaggttatctagtctaccTCTCCCCTGAATTTTACActtaagaaaactgagtccagagaagttaaagtcATTTATCTACAAGTTCAGAGAGGTTGGTTGCACAGGATAGAATCGAGGCCCTTTGATTCTACATTCATCCTTCTTTATACCACACCATGAAGTGTGAGCTTCTATTTCGGGcgtggggggcgggggaaggcaaggcaattggggttaagtaacttgcccaggtcacacagctagtaaatgtctgaggttggatttgaattcaggtcctcctgactccagggctggtgctctatccaccggaGGAAGAAGGTGTGTCTAAGCTATTCTGACAGGGTGACAATGCCAAGGCCAAGACACCATCGGATGTCATAACACTTTTCTCTGTTGGTCTCATCTTGCAGGTGCGGACACGAGGGTCAATAAAGAGGAGACCTCCCTCCAGAAGATTCAGACGATCACAGTCAGACTGTGGGGTGGATCTGGGAGATTTGGGGGCAGCTGAATCATCTCAGGAGAATGGTGCCAAGGAAGAGGACAGTGATGAGGTGTTCACATCCAAGAACAAAGCCTTGGGGTCTCCCCTCTCTAGGGCAATGagcagagagatgaggagagagctgGAGTCTGATGACAAACCTCTGCTAAGGAGGTCATGCAGTATGACCGAGAACCCAGGGGAAAGGAGCAGGGCCTTGGAAGAAGCCACATCATACAGGAATGCtgtgaaaaataaagaagggaaaCAGCAGAGTACAGTGGAGGATGCTGAAGGAGAATCACACCAGAGAGCCACAGATaatcaagaggaaaaaagagagagcccaAAGGAGGATAAAAAGGAGACATCTCCAGTGGATTCTggaggggataaaaaggaaaagacaagtgAAGACCCTACTTTAGAGACAGAGGAAACATCTGAGAAAAGCACaggagatgaagaggagaaaCCTGGACAGAAGAACACAGGGGCTAAAGATGGGGAACCAAAACAGCGTACTGCCACAGGGACAAATGAGGAGAGGCCCCAAAACACCCCCAAAGAGAAGGCAGGAGAAAATACCACCGAGtcagaaaaagataaagaagagaatgagCAAAAGGAGAGTATTTCTGAGAACATAGACAACCAAGAAAAAACACACAACCAAGAATGCAATGCTGGAACAGGGCATTCTCAGCCAGCAACAGATTCTGAGACCACCAGTGAAGCCCCAAATATGCAATCAACCTGCAGTGCAGAGGTAAATTGGTAGTATTGCTAGTTATCATATGCCTCCTTTATCGCATGCGTACTTCTTTACAAATTCATAAACTTTCCTCATTGTGAAATCACAAAGGTGCCAGCCTCTCTGGCCTTGTGCCTTGCTAGAGTGGGGAATGGGTCATTCTTCTCTGAGGGATGACAAGGACAAGATAAGATGgtatttttgcatttgtttccttatctgtgttgGTTATGGAATTTTTACTCACACAAAAGTGATTCCACCCCGGTGCCTGAAAAGTAACTGGTCCTCAGTAATTCCCTATTCCTGACACCTGCTGGCTAGGTCTACATTGTAAGGATGGAGCAGAGCCATCTTGTGATGGCTCTGCCCTAAGCTCACACACTTCTTTCTTTTAGCCACTCAGATACACCCAGCTACCACGAAGTACAGATGGATTTGCAGTTTGGGAAGCATTAGGAAAGAGTAAGAAGAAGCCCCAAAATTGAATCTAAAACCTAGGGCTGATGGGCAGCAGCATTTCTATGAGATTTCAGGTACAAGTGAAGGAGATGTTGGATGGAGCTGAAATGGGGTGGGTAGTGAGGGACACTTTCTAGGGAGATGTTGGATGGAGCTGAGGTGGGGAGGGCAGTGAAGGAAGGACGCTTGCAGTGAAGGAAGGACACTTTCTAGGGAGATGTTGGATGGAGCTGAGGTGGGGTGGGCAGTGAAGGAAAGGCAGTGAAGGAAGGACACTTTCTAGGGAGATGTTGGATGGAGCTGAGGTGGGGTGGGCAGTGAAGGAAAGGCAGTGAAGGACACTTTCTAGGGAGATGTTGGATGGAGCTGAGGTGGGATGGGCAGTGAAGGAAGGACACTTGCAGGGAAGGAAGGACACTTTCTAGGGAGATGTTGGATGGAGCTGAGGTGGGGTGGGCAGTGAAGGAAGGACACTTGCAGGGAAGGAAGGACACTTTCTAGGGAGATGTTGGATGGAGCTGAGGTGGGATGGGCAGTGAAGGAAAGGCAGCGAAGGACACTTTCTAGGGCTTCTCAAATTGTATCTGCTCTAACTGCCCTGAAGTCCAGCCACAGCACACggggaaaatgagggaaaaagtCATTTAGTAAAATTCCTCTGCTCTCCACATGGCTATGAAGTCGAAGTGGTTATTTGAAACTTTAGTAAAGAATGTGATAGTCCTGCTGTCCTGCCCCAGTCAGGTCATAGCTATAGCACTATGTTCAGTTCCGGGTACCATAATTCGCAGGGGCAATAACAAAttggagagtatccagaagagGGCAGCCAAGATGAAGGGACTACATCCATGCCATCCCAGTATTGGTTGAAGAAAACAGCCTGGAAATGAGAAAACATAGAGAAAATACACCCTCTGTCTTCAGGAATTTGAAGATCTGTCATGTAGAAAAAACcaccagctaggtgacacagtgggtagagcactgggcttggaatcaggaagacccatctccatgatatcaaatccagcctcagacactagctgtgtgactctgggcaattctttaaccctgtttgcctcagtttcctcatctgtaaaatgaactggagaatgaagtggcaaatgactccagtatctttgccaagaaaaccccaaatagggtcatgaagaatcagacacaactgaacaacaacatgtagaGAAAAGACGGAAATTTTTCTGCTTAGCCCCAGTGGGCAGAACTAGTATCTACAGGTAGAAGTTATAGGTAGTCAGATTTTGGCTCAAAATTAGGGAAAACTTCCTAGCTATTAAAGCTCTCCAAACACTTTGCCTTCGGGAGTTGGGTAAGGGGGCAGAGTTTTAAGTTCCCATTATTGCagctcttcaagcagaggttagaGGTATTATGGATCAGAGAGATGCATGAATTCAGTTTGGATGGTCctacatgacctctgagatcccttctaactctgacattctataataTATGCTACGCTGAAATCATAGTTGACTCTTCAGTTAACTAAAGTAAGGGATGCTTGGATTTCTTAAGCACTCAGGATCAATTTGCAGTATAAGAGATTAGCTCAGAGATCTCTACAGCCCCTTTATGAGGCAAATATTTGAACAGTTGAGGGATGAGGGATATACAAGGGCAGCTGTGGATAGTAGATAGAAAATTGGCCTTGGACTCTGGAAAACTCAGGTTCAAGCTTGGGTCTGAATcattctatgtgaccctggacaagtcagaaCTTCTCAGTTCCCTAAGTCTATAAATTGTAGAACAGGTGCCAATCTTTATCAAAAGGAGTTTTGGCACCTGGAGATCTCTATgaggatgaaatcacagatccagtccaaGACTTACAGACTTGAGAAATTAAATAAGAATACCAGGCAGCATATGAGGCTGAAATAGGGGAATGAGACTATGAGTGACATAACAGGCCAGATCAGTCATAGTAGACTAAGGTGGTCAAGAAAACTTTCATGTGAGGTTTGATCTAAGCCCTGAAGAATGGTTCCTATTGGTTTTGGATTTTCATAGGCATTGTCTtaattcttttctcctccctcacttCTTCAGCAAGTGTCCAAGAAGATCCAACCTAGAGGCTCAGGAAGGAGATGGTGATTGACTAAACACGTTAGTAAATACCTCCATGGTTGAATGAATACAACAGTATGGACTTTAAGATAGATGAGAGATACCAGTCTGCATTGTGGTAGTATGTCTCCCAAGGCAGCTGGATGCTAGGACAGAGGCAGCGCCAGGGCATCCTGAGACTCATGTTGGACTCCTCAAAGATCCCCTGGGTGGCCATACATCTGTGTGATGCAAAGAGAaaggaatttggagtcaggaaaccggggttcaaatcccagttatgCTGCTCATCTGCTGTGTGACTTTGTAAAAGTCACTGAATTGCTCTGGAACCCAGGTTCCTCATAGCAGAACATAACAGtcccttctgactcaaaatctccAATACAGGGGCACTAAGGCGAAATAATGAGGTTGGTTGAGATGGTCTTTGCTCATCTAAAGCCCTTCCTGGTTGCCTTAAGATCCCTCCCCTGTCCTCAAGACAGCTCAGCAACATGGTGGCACCTGATGGGacaatggataaagagctgggcctggaatcagggatacctgacttcaaatctagccttagacgcttactagctatgtgagcctggacaaatcactaaacctgcctgcctcaattttctcattgcaaaatggggataataaaagtactTACCTCCATTTGAATTGGGCTTAAAAAGTTGGATAAACATACAtacaagaaaagagagaaataagggGCATTTCAGTGACCAAAGATATGGAACTGTGAGAATGCCAAGTATGACCAGAATGCAAAGAATAGTCTAGTATGGTCAAAATATAGTGTACATAAATGGGGGTGACATGAGTTCCTTCTCAattcaatacaacaaacatttaagtgttagaggaatttttttttgtagtttcatgtacaatcatctttttgttgttctatattatggaaatgcttgttttattccataaatttaaaagagagaagagaagagaagagggtccaaggATGACCCTTGGGAAAGATCTACATTAAGTGATTGTGAGAAGATAAGAAGTCAGTGAAGGGGAGAGGTAAGGATTaggtagaagagaaaggaggagataatATATAGCAAAAAGGAGAGATCAACAGatcaaagaagaatgagaacaaaaaaaaggtcattggatttatgaatgaatgaatgaatgaatgagaaatgagagatgATGTTTGGAGGAATTACTGTGGGAAATGAGATTGGAATTGGCCTTTGGGTTTACAACTCTGAGAAGTTGCCTTCATGCTGCCTTCACTCCCAGCCTCCAGTAATTGGTCTGCCTCTTAAGTAAAAAATTTTGCATTTTTGGTAGGCTCTAATTTTCAGGAAGTCTTTAATTTCAGGCTCAATTTGTCTCATAATGTCCACTCATAACTCTTAACTTCATCCTGTAaggccaaaca
It encodes the following:
- the RCSD1 gene encoding capZ-interacting protein isoform X1, with translation MEERPADTNAGVDNSASPSVAQLAGRFREQAAAVSAKEPPANKPTRRKPPCSLSLFPPKIEMGQNGEEKPSPNAGHPPKIKVKNSPLIEKLQANLAFDPAALLPGASPKSPGLKAIVSPFHSPPSTPSSPSVRSRSTEPEEVPVSFDQPPEGSHLPCYNKVRTRGSIKRRPPSRRFRRSQSDCGVDLGDLGAAESSQENGAKEEDSDEVFTSKNKALGSPLSRAMSREMRRELESDDKPLLRRSCSMTENPGERSRALEEATSYRNAVKNKEGKQQSTVEDAEGESHQRATDNQEEKRESPKEDKKETSPVDSGGDKKEKTSEDPTLETEETSEKSTGDEEEKPGQKNTGAKDGEPKQRTATGTNEERPQNTPKEKAGENTTESEKDKEENEQKESISENIDNQEKTHNQECNAGTGHSQPATDSETTSEAPNMQSTCSAEDGTIVQDTKM
- the RCSD1 gene encoding capZ-interacting protein isoform X2 — protein: MEERPADTNAGVDNSASPSVAQLAGRFREQAAAVSAKEKPSPNAGHPPKIKVKNSPLIEKLQANLAFDPAALLPGASPKSPGLKAIVSPFHSPPSTPSSPSVRSRSTEPEEVPVSFDQPPEGSHLPCYNKVRTRGSIKRRPPSRRFRRSQSDCGVDLGDLGAAESSQENGAKEEDSDEVFTSKNKALGSPLSRAMSREMRRELESDDKPLLRRSCSMTENPGERSRALEEATSYRNAVKNKEGKQQSTVEDAEGESHQRATDNQEEKRESPKEDKKETSPVDSGGDKKEKTSEDPTLETEETSEKSTGDEEEKPGQKNTGAKDGEPKQRTATGTNEERPQNTPKEKAGENTTESEKDKEENEQKESISENIDNQEKTHNQECNAGTGHSQPATDSETTSEAPNMQSTCSAEDGTIVQDTKM